The following proteins are co-located in the Microcystis wesenbergii NRERC-220 genome:
- a CDS encoding excalibur calcium-binding domain-containing protein, with amino-acid sequence MKKVIVILILGFLSEQISIKSPISGNQTLNNLAVANNNNRPTPQKKPSPSPQFRCDGRTHCSQMISCAEATFFLRNCPNVKMDGDGDGVPCESQWCGKKSSEKCWESFPDN; translated from the coding sequence ATGAAAAAAGTAATTGTTATTTTAATTCTGGGTTTTCTGAGCGAACAAATATCAATAAAATCACCAATTTCTGGCAATCAAACCCTCAATAATTTAGCCGTAGCTAACAACAATAATCGTCCCACTCCCCAGAAAAAACCTAGTCCTTCTCCACAGTTTCGGTGCGATGGTAGAACTCACTGTTCCCAGATGATATCCTGTGCAGAAGCGACTTTTTTCTTGAGAAATTGCCCCAATGTCAAAATGGATGGAGACGGTGATGGAGTTCCCTGTGAAAGTCAATGGTGTGGAAAAAAATCCTCAGAAAAATGTTGGGAAAGTTTTCCAGATAACTAA